The genomic window ACCACCTACGGACTGGCCACCGCGCCGCACCACCACGCCGTATGCACGCGCTGCGCCTCGATCAGCGAGGTGCCGGCGCGGCGGCTGTCCGCCGCGCTCGAGCACGCGATGGCGGGCAGCTTGTTTTCGCTGTCGGAGCGGGCCGGCTTGACGCTGCGCGGCCTGTGCCCGCAATGCCAGTCAGTCCAGGCCCAGTAACGCGTTTTCGACCACCTCGGCCAGGGCTGGATGAATCCAGTATTGACCACGGGCCATCTGTGCTGCCCGCAGTCCGAAGCTCATCGCCTGGATCAGCGGCTGGATGATCGACGACGCCTGATGGCCCATGATGTGTGCGCCCAGTAGTCGCCCGGTGCCGCGCTCGGCGATGAGCTTGACGATCCCGGTGGTGTCCTCCGTCGCCCAGCCGTAGGCGACGTCGCCGTAATCCTGGATCTTCACCGAGATATCGAAACCCTGTGCAATGGCCTCGTTTTCGGTCAACCCGACGGAGGCGATCTGAGGATCGGTGAATACCGCCGAGGGCACGTAGCGATGATCGGAGACGGCCATCGCCGCGGTGTCGTCCCAGTCGCACAGCAGGTTGTGTTGCACCACGCGCGCCTCGTGGTTGGCGACGTGCTTGAGCTGATACGGTGACGAGACATCGCCGAGGGCGAAAATCCCACGTGCGGAAGTCCTTTGGTATTCGTCGACCACCACCCGACCGTCGGCGACGGCGACGCCGGCCTGCTCGGCGTCGAGCTGGTCGGCGTTGGACACCCGGCCCGTCGCGACCAGCAGCGCGTCGGCGTGCACGCTGCGGCCGTCGTCGAGGCGCACCGCGACGCCCGAACCGTCGTTCTGCACACCCACCACATTGCGGTGTGTGTGCAGTTCCCATTTGTTCGAGGCGATGCGGGTGAAGCGCTTGCACACGGTGTCGTCGCAGTGCCGCAGCAGGCCCGAGCCGCGCACCACCAGGGTGACTCGGCTGCCCAGCGAGGAGAAGATGTGCGCGAATTCGGCCGCCACGAACCCGCCCCCGACGATCACCAAATGCGCTGGCAATTCGGCGATCCGCATGATCGTGTCGCTGGTGTAGTACCGGGCGCCGCAGTCCAGGATCACCGGCGGAACCACCGCCCGCGCCCC from Mycobacterium shigaense includes these protein-coding regions:
- the mtr gene encoding mycothione reductase, translated to MPTYDIAIIGAGSGNSILDDRFAGKRVAICEQDTFGGTCLNVGCIPTKMFVYAAEVAQAVREAARYGVDARIDRVRWDDIVSRVFGRIDPIGVSGEDYRSSAPNIDVYKQHTRFGPVAADGRYLLRTDAGDEFTADRVVIAAGARAVVPPVILDCGARYYTSDTIMRIAELPAHLVIVGGGFVAAEFAHIFSSLGSRVTLVVRGSGLLRHCDDTVCKRFTRIASNKWELHTHRNVVGVQNDGSGVAVRLDDGRSVHADALLVATGRVSNADQLDAEQAGVAVADGRVVVDEYQRTSARGIFALGDVSSPYQLKHVANHEARVVQHNLLCDWDDTAAMAVSDHRYVPSAVFTDPQIASVGLTENEAIAQGFDISVKIQDYGDVAYGWATEDTTGIVKLIAERGTGRLLGAHIMGHQASSIIQPLIQAMSFGLRAAQMARGQYWIHPALAEVVENALLGLD